In Meiothermus ruber DSM 1279, the following proteins share a genomic window:
- a CDS encoding 4a-hydroxytetrahydrobiopterin dehydratase, with amino-acid sequence MATKLGEKEIENALKNLPGWQLTQGRIEKTYKFDSYAHGVSFAVRVALLAEKTNHHPDSLEIMWGRVKVAYVTHSAGGVTPLDLEAAAQVDALA; translated from the coding sequence ATGGCAACCAAGCTCGGCGAGAAAGAGATCGAAAACGCTTTGAAAAACCTGCCCGGATGGCAGCTCACGCAGGGTCGGATCGAAAAGACTTATAAGTTCGATTCCTACGCCCATGGGGTCAGTTTTGCTGTCAGGGTGGCGCTGCTGGCGGAAAAAACCAACCACCACCCCGATAGCCTGGAAATCATGTGGGGCCGGGTTAAGGTGGCCTACGTAACGCACTCGGCAGGGGGGGTGACGCCGCTCGACCTCGAGGCCGCCGCGCAGGTAGACGCCCTGGCCTAA
- the rplM gene encoding 50S ribosomal protein L13 — protein METAVFKTYVPEPKEPGWVLIDAAGQPIGRVASKIAAILRGKHKPDFTPNMAMGDCVVVINADKVVLTGSKPRTKVYTRYSGYPGGLKRTVAAVMLAEKPVKAVEHAVKGMLPKGTLGNIMFRRLKVYAGATHPHAAQKPVKMEVE, from the coding sequence ATGGAGACAGCAGTGTTCAAGACCTACGTGCCTGAACCCAAAGAACCCGGCTGGGTGCTCATCGATGCCGCAGGCCAGCCCATTGGTCGGGTGGCTTCAAAAATTGCTGCAATACTGCGTGGCAAGCACAAACCCGACTTCACCCCCAACATGGCCATGGGCGACTGCGTGGTGGTGATCAACGCGGATAAGGTGGTGCTGACGGGCTCCAAACCCCGAACCAAGGTCTATACCCGCTACTCCGGTTACCCCGGCGGCCTGAAGCGAACCGTGGCTGCTGTGATGCTGGCCGAAAAGCCGGTCAAGGCGGTGGAGCACGCGGTTAAGGGCATGCTCCCCAAAGGCACCCTCGGTAACATCATGTTCCGCCGCTTGAAGGTTTACGCCGGAGCCACCCACCCCCATGCGGCCCAGAAGCCCGTAAAGATGGAGGTTGAATAA
- the rpsI gene encoding 30S ribosomal protein S9: protein MEQYYGTGRRKTSVARVFLRPGSGKVEINGVPFTDYFGGLVKAVTALEPLRRADATNRFDAFITVRGGGKAGQVDAIQLGIARALVNYNSDLRAKLKPAGLLSRDPREVERKKYGKHKARRAPQYSKR, encoded by the coding sequence ATGGAACAGTACTACGGAACGGGCCGCCGCAAGACCAGTGTGGCCCGGGTGTTCTTGCGCCCTGGCAGCGGTAAAGTTGAGATTAACGGCGTTCCTTTCACCGACTACTTTGGTGGTCTGGTTAAGGCCGTAACGGCCCTCGAGCCCCTGCGCCGGGCTGATGCTACCAACCGCTTCGATGCTTTCATTACCGTGCGCGGTGGTGGGAAGGCCGGCCAGGTGGATGCTATTCAGCTCGGCATCGCCCGGGCCCTGGTCAACTACAACAGCGATCTGCGGGCCAAGCTCAAGCCGGCCGGGTTGCTGTCCCGTGACCCGCGCGAGGTGGAGCGTAAGAAATACGGTAAGCACAAAGCCCGTAGGGCCCCGCAGTACAGCAAGCGCTAG
- a CDS encoding DinB family protein, with the protein MDKAELKRIIAAHDWLWAQWWPALLTLSPQQARQAVGGSFPSLSATTAHMVWAEAAWLERLRGRAPMPAPAHPADLEGLYGLWQQIAAERQDWLEHADPDARITYTYSGGTATNTVAEIVLHFISHAHFHRGQLASQMRLLGLQPPSVHLIGFFRL; encoded by the coding sequence ATGGATAAAGCAGAGCTCAAGCGCATCATAGCCGCCCACGACTGGTTGTGGGCCCAGTGGTGGCCAGCCTTGCTGACCCTTTCTCCGCAGCAGGCGCGACAAGCGGTGGGCGGCTCGTTTCCCAGCCTATCAGCGACCACGGCCCATATGGTCTGGGCTGAGGCCGCCTGGCTCGAGCGGTTGCGGGGCCGCGCGCCCATGCCAGCCCCAGCCCATCCGGCCGACCTCGAGGGTTTGTATGGCCTCTGGCAACAGATAGCCGCTGAACGGCAAGACTGGCTCGAGCACGCCGACCCAGATGCCCGCATCACCTACACCTATTCGGGCGGAACTGCCACCAACACTGTGGCCGAGATTGTCCTGCACTTTATCAGCCACGCCCATTTTCACCGGGGCCAGCTAGCCAGCCAGATGAGGTTGCTGGGCCTCCAGCCCCCGTCCGTACACTTGATTGGTTTTTTTAGGCTCTAA